Proteins from a single region of Candidatus Saccharibacteria bacterium:
- a CDS encoding elongation factor Ts, translated as MAVSIEDIKKLKELTGVGLTDAKNALVEADGDFDKALEAMRKKGLTRAEKKGDREAREGLIESYVHSGRIGVVVEVNCETDFVARLDDFKKLAHEIAMQIAAMSPKYVTEADIPAEEVERFKTEALERIKNEGKPAEMAEKIVEGQVKKHFAEQVLMTQPYILDDKMSVQDYVKENIAKLGENIVIRQFKRIELGVNE; from the coding sequence GTGGCTGTTTCAATCGAAGACATCAAAAAGCTAAAAGAACTAACCGGCGTTGGTCTTACCGACGCCAAGAACGCTCTTGTTGAAGCTGACGGTGATTTTGACAAGGCGCTTGAAGCTATGCGCAAGAAGGGTCTTACTCGTGCCGAGAAAAAAGGCGATCGCGAAGCTCGCGAAGGCTTGATTGAAAGCTACGTCCACAGCGGCCGTATCGGTGTTGTTGTAGAAGTTAACTGTGAGACTGATTTCGTTGCTCGTCTTGATGATTTCAAGAAATTGGCACACGAGATCGCCATGCAGATTGCTGCGATGAGCCCAAAATACGTTACCGAAGCTGATATTCCAGCCGAGGAAGTCGAGCGTTTCAAAACAGAAGCCCTCGAGCGTATCAAGAACGAAGGCAAGCCTGCCGAAATGGCCGAAAAAATCGTTGAAGGTCAGGTTAAAAAGCATTTTGCCGAGCAGGTGCTTATGACTCAACCATATATTCTTGACGACAAAATGAGCGTTCAAGATTACGTTAAAGAAAACATCGCAAAACTTGGTGAGAACATCGTTATTCGCCAGTTTAAGCGAATTGAACTTGGCGTTAACGAATAG
- the rpsB gene encoding 30S ribosomal protein S2 has protein sequence MAVDVDIKALLEAGVHFGHKTSRWHPKMAPYIHSKRQDSHIIDLTKTVEGLEKALPFLTKVAASGKQVLFVGTKKQTKDIVRLAAEKAGQPFVTERWVGGMLTNVNTVTQQIKKLKDLEKRMATGDLEKRYNKLEVQRFQEEIDELNIKYGGIKDLNGKLGAVIVLDIIADANAVKEAKTLGVPVVGLVDTNANPTPIDYVVPGNDDAIKGVQLLLDYFVAAVAEGAVAVKKEEK, from the coding sequence ATGGCAGTAGATGTCGATATTAAGGCATTGCTCGAAGCTGGTGTTCACTTTGGACACAAAACGAGCCGTTGGCACCCTAAAATGGCGCCATACATTCACAGCAAACGTCAGGACAGTCACATTATTGATCTGACAAAAACAGTAGAAGGTCTTGAAAAAGCACTTCCATTCCTTACGAAAGTTGCGGCAAGTGGCAAGCAAGTTCTTTTCGTAGGAACAAAAAAGCAAACCAAGGACATCGTACGTCTTGCAGCTGAAAAAGCTGGCCAGCCATTCGTTACCGAACGATGGGTTGGTGGTATGCTTACCAACGTTAACACTGTTACTCAGCAAATCAAGAAGCTCAAAGATCTTGAAAAGCGAATGGCGACAGGTGACCTTGAAAAGCGCTACAACAAGCTTGAGGTTCAGCGTTTCCAAGAGGAAATCGACGAACTTAACATCAAGTACGGTGGTATCAAAGACCTTAATGGCAAACTAGGCGCGGTTATTGTGCTTGATATCATTGCCGACGCAAACGCCGTTAAAGAGGCTAAAACTCTTGGCGTTCCTGTTGTTGGTTTGGTTGATACAAACGCGAACCCAACTCCTATCGACTATGTTGTTCCTGGTAACGACGATGCAATTAAGGGTGTTCAACTACTACTAGATTACTTTGTTGCAGCCGTCGCTGAAGGTGCTGTTGCTGTTAAAAAAGAGGAGAAATAA